The following nucleotide sequence is from Candidatus Zixiibacteriota bacterium.
GTCGGGCCCAGAAGCAGGATATTGGACTTGTCCATTTCGATCTCGTCATCGCTTTCGCCAGGGCTGTCACGATGGGACATCACCCGCTTGTAATGATTATAAACCGCGACCGCAATAGACTTTTTGGCGGAATCCTGTCCGATCATATATTTATCCAGGAAGGCCCGGATATCGGATGGTTTGAGCAGTTTAAAATCCCGTGAAATCCTGAGCTTGCGTTCCTCTTCCTGTAAAATGCGCGCACACAGATTGACGCATTCATTGCAGATCAACGCTTCCTCGCCCGAGAACAGTCGTCCCACCGGAGGGCTTGAGCGTCCGCAGAAAGAGCATTTCCTTATTCTGTTTTGTGCTTTATTCGACATATAAAAATCTCCAAAAAAATTGGGCTAATAAGTAGCCCAATTCTGGAATTAACAAGATATTAATCTGAAATCAAGTTCTTTTTTCATAGACCTCATCGACTAAGCCATATTCTTTGGCTTCCTCCGGGGACATCCAGAAATTACGGTCGGTATCTTTTTCGATTTTTTCGATCGGTTGACCGGTATGGCTGGCCAAAATTTCATTTAAGGCTTTTTTGTGAGTCAGGTATTCCTTGGTCTGGATTTCGATATCGGTCACCTGACCCTGAACACCTCCCCAGGGCTGATGGATCATAATTCGTGCATGGGGCAGGGCTGTACGTTTGCCGTCGGCACCGGCCGCCAAAAGCAACGCACCCATACTGGCCGCCATACCCATACAGGTCGTGGCAACGTCGGCCTTGATAAACTGCATGGTGTCATATATGCCCATTCCGGCCGTGACCGAACCGCCGGGCGAGTTGATGTACATAAATATGTCTTTTTCGGGATCCTCAGCTTCCAAAAACAGAAGCTGGGCAATGACCAGGTTGGCAATATGATCGTCGATCGGAGTACCGACGAAGACGATACGGTCTTTTAGTAGCCGGGAGAATATGTCCCAGGAGCGTTCTCCACGACCGGTCTGTTCTACTACGATCGGAACTAACGGCATAAGCATCCTTTCTCTTATACGTCCTCTACTGTCGAAGACTCCAGAATAAAGTCGATAACTTTCTGTTCCAGAATAGTTTCCTTGACGTCCTGTATCTTCTTCTGGGCGGCCAGAAATTCCCTGGCCTGCTCAACGGTTATATTGGACTTATCGGCAAAATTCTCCAGCCAATTATCGGTATCCTCTTTGCTCACTTCAATTTTCTCTTTTTCGGCGATCAGGTGGTAGAGCAGGTTCCAGCGGATAAACCGAATCGCCATCGGCCGATACTGCTTACGAAGCTCTTCATCATCCGCCTGCTTATCCTGGTTTTGCTGTTTATAGTCCTCAATCATGTGGTCAAGGTAGTTATGGATCAAAGATTCCGGAAGTTCAAATGTATTGGCTGAGATTACTGACTTTATAGTCTGGTCCTGTAATTCATTCTCGACCTCCTGCTGACGGCGTTGCTTGAGATCCTCGCGGATACGATCCTTGAGATCATCGGCGGTTTTCATATCCTCGCCGAACTGTTTCAAAAACTCCTCATTGATCTCGGGAGGGATCACTTCCTTTATCTCCTTGGCGGTCAGCTTAAACTTGAAATGT
It contains:
- the clpP gene encoding ATP-dependent Clp endopeptidase proteolytic subunit ClpP, which encodes MPLVPIVVEQTGRGERSWDIFSRLLKDRIVFVGTPIDDHIANLVIAQLLFLEAEDPEKDIFMYINSPGGSVTAGMGIYDTMQFIKADVATTCMGMAASMGALLLAAGADGKRTALPHARIMIHQPWGGVQGQVTDIEIQTKEYLTHKKALNEILASHTGQPIEKIEKDTDRNFWMSPEEAKEYGLVDEVYEKRT